The proteins below come from a single Isachenkonia alkalipeptolytica genomic window:
- the dnaG gene encoding DNA primase, whose translation MGKISENKVEEIKEAHDIVDIIGNYIEVKSSGSSYKALCPFHNEKTPSFMINKEKQIYKCFGCGEGGDVLQFVMKMENLDFIDSLKMLGEKANINVELEDDISDHERQETKLLYDINRKAGLFYYRKLTSSQNKGLQYLKNRGVGSNEIKAFGLGLAEDRWNSLLEYLTKDNYSEETIEKTGLILKNKKGDRYYDRFRNRIIFPIFNTRGMVIGFGGRVLDQSLPKYLNSPETKIFNKRKTLYGLNLAKKNIVSQQLILVEGYMDVIALYGNGVKNAVATLGTSLTKEHGQLLKKYAKEVVLAFDGDEAGVKATLRSIQILENEGLKIRILSLGKKEDPDDFIRRQGKDTFYRRIKESPNHIEYQIQKIRDNYSLESTEGKVDFSKEAIKLLQQVKSPIEQEAYAEEVAKELNLSKESLLKEIREKNQKYTNKPSKDQGTSLGSKDRSRTNYLHTMPDIEQDGHIKLEKLIIKFMMDNEDRIPFIKEHVDIEDFSIEKHQKIVGYLFYENQRSTRDHELQEHKELLDEISSLDRQEGEIQKILEDYLYNLKKYKLIYRKKSLEKKQQELIESPNFEKEEVDRILLKIGMEIMEINKELQNHQSKEGRGQDE comes from the coding sequence ATGGGAAAAATAAGTGAAAATAAAGTTGAAGAAATTAAGGAAGCCCATGACATTGTCGACATTATTGGAAATTATATTGAGGTAAAGTCTTCAGGTTCATCCTATAAAGCTTTGTGTCCCTTTCATAACGAAAAAACTCCTTCTTTTATGATTAATAAAGAAAAGCAGATATATAAGTGCTTTGGATGTGGAGAAGGCGGTGATGTTTTACAATTTGTTATGAAAATGGAAAATTTGGATTTCATTGATAGCCTGAAAATGCTGGGAGAAAAAGCAAATATTAATGTGGAGCTGGAAGATGATATTTCCGATCACGAAAGGCAGGAAACAAAATTACTTTACGATATTAATCGGAAAGCGGGGTTATTTTATTATCGAAAATTGACATCTTCCCAGAATAAGGGATTGCAATATTTGAAAAACAGAGGAGTAGGTTCAAATGAGATCAAAGCCTTTGGACTTGGACTAGCAGAGGATCGATGGAACAGCTTGCTTGAATATTTAACAAAGGATAACTACTCTGAAGAAACAATTGAGAAAACCGGTCTTATTTTAAAAAATAAGAAAGGGGATCGATATTACGACCGTTTTCGGAATAGGATCATCTTTCCTATTTTTAATACCCGTGGGATGGTCATTGGCTTCGGAGGAAGGGTCTTGGATCAAAGTTTACCGAAATACTTAAATTCTCCGGAAACTAAAATTTTTAACAAACGAAAAACTTTGTATGGGCTGAATTTGGCAAAAAAGAATATCGTAAGCCAACAACTTATTTTAGTGGAAGGCTATATGGACGTGATTGCTTTATATGGTAACGGTGTTAAAAATGCAGTAGCTACCTTAGGGACATCCTTAACCAAAGAACACGGACAGCTGTTAAAAAAGTACGCGAAGGAAGTTGTCCTGGCATTTGATGGAGATGAAGCCGGAGTCAAAGCGACTTTGCGAAGCATTCAAATCCTAGAAAATGAAGGGCTGAAAATAAGGATACTCTCCTTGGGGAAAAAAGAAGATCCCGATGATTTTATTCGACGTCAGGGGAAAGATACTTTCTATAGACGCATAAAAGAATCTCCAAATCACATTGAGTATCAAATCCAAAAAATCAGAGATAATTATTCTTTGGAGAGCACAGAAGGCAAAGTCGATTTTTCCAAAGAAGCAATAAAGCTTTTGCAGCAAGTGAAAAGTCCGATTGAACAGGAAGCTTATGCTGAAGAAGTAGCGAAGGAACTGAACCTTTCCAAAGAATCTTTGTTAAAAGAGATTCGAGAAAAAAATCAAAAATACACCAACAAGCCCTCTAAAGATCAGGGGACTTCCCTTGGGTCAAAAGATAGATCTAGGACAAACTATTTGCATACTATGCCTGACATTGAACAGGATGGACACATAAAATTGGAAAAACTCATTATCAAGTTTATGATGGATAATGAGGATCGAATTCCTTTTATCAAAGAACATGTAGACATTGAGGACTTTTCTATTGAAAAACATCAAAAAATAGTAGGTTATTTATTTTATGAAAATCAGCGCAGTACAAGAGATCATGAACTGCAGGAACATAAGGAATTACTCGATGAAATTTCTTCTCTGGATCGTCAAGAGGGAGAAATCCAGAAGATCCTGGAAGATTATTTATATAATCTTAAAAAATATAAGTTGATCTATCGGAAAAAGTCGCTGGAAAAAAAACAACAGGAACTTATAGAAAGTCCCAACTTTGAGAAGGAAGAGGTAGATAGAATATTGCTGAAAATAGGAATGGAAATCATGGAAATTAACAAAGAACTTCAAAATCATCAATCAAAAGAAGGGAGGGGCCAGGATGAGTAA
- the rpoD gene encoding RNA polymerase sigma factor RpoD, producing the protein MSNGKKNTPKEPIEIEKTLELEQEAIKNLLEKGKKVGVITYKEIMDSLEKVDLDKEQMDEVYDNLATMGVEIVGEKEAEDLKKVEIDPEVVVKESMEPDANLLKGVNIDDPVRMYLKEIGKVSLLTGPEEIDLAKRMEKGDELAKKKLVEANLRLVVSIAKRYVGRGMLFLDLIQEGNLGLIKAVEKFDYTKGYKFSTYATWWIRQAITRAIADQARTIRIPVHMVETINKLIRVSRQLLQDLGREPHPEEIAKEMDITEEKVREILKIAQEPVSLETPIGEEEDSHLGDFIPDEDIPAPAEAAAFALLKEQLIEVLDTLTLREQKVLRLRFGLDDGRARTLEEVGKEFQVTRERIRQIEAKALRKLRHPSRSKKLKDYLE; encoded by the coding sequence ATGAGTAATGGTAAAAAAAATACCCCGAAAGAACCGATTGAAATAGAAAAAACTTTGGAATTAGAGCAGGAAGCCATCAAGAATTTATTAGAAAAAGGGAAAAAAGTAGGGGTGATTACCTACAAAGAAATCATGGATTCTCTGGAAAAAGTAGATTTGGATAAAGAACAAATGGATGAAGTTTATGACAACCTCGCCACTATGGGCGTAGAAATCGTTGGAGAAAAAGAAGCGGAAGATCTAAAAAAGGTGGAAATTGATCCTGAAGTAGTGGTAAAAGAAAGTATGGAGCCCGACGCAAATCTTCTTAAAGGGGTAAACATTGATGATCCCGTCCGAATGTATTTAAAAGAAATTGGAAAGGTTTCTTTGTTGACTGGACCGGAAGAAATTGATTTAGCAAAAAGAATGGAAAAAGGCGATGAGCTAGCGAAGAAAAAACTTGTTGAAGCAAACCTGCGTTTGGTTGTCAGTATTGCCAAAAGATATGTTGGGCGAGGAATGCTCTTTTTGGACTTGATTCAGGAAGGGAACCTAGGTCTTATCAAGGCTGTGGAAAAATTTGATTACACTAAAGGTTATAAATTCAGCACCTATGCAACTTGGTGGATTCGCCAAGCGATTACTCGAGCTATAGCAGACCAAGCTCGTACCATTCGTATCCCTGTGCATATGGTGGAAACCATAAATAAGTTGATTCGGGTTTCGAGACAACTCCTTCAAGACCTTGGGCGGGAACCTCATCCCGAAGAAATAGCAAAAGAAATGGATATTACCGAGGAAAAAGTCCGAGAAATCCTAAAAATTGCTCAAGAACCGGTATCTTTAGAAACCCCTATAGGGGAAGAGGAAGATAGCCATTTAGGCGATTTTATACCTGATGAAGATATTCCTGCACCCGCAGAAGCAGCAGCTTTTGCCCTGCTGAAAGAGCAGCTAATTGAAGTGCTGGATACTTTAACCCTGCGGGAACAAAAAGTGCTTCGCTTGCGATTTGGACTTGATGATGGACGAGCAAGAACCTTAGAGGAAGTGGGTAAAGAGTTTCAGGTAACAAGGGAGCGAATTCGACAAATTGAAGCAAAGGCCCTTCGAAAGCTTCGGCATCCGAGTCGAAGTAAAAAGCTTAAAGACTATTTAGAATAA
- a CDS encoding tRNA (adenine(22)-N(1))-methyltransferase, with protein MDLTPRLLKIAEEIRSEEKVGDIGTDHGYLPIYLVENRIAKEVIATDINQEPLKAAYKNIKSHGMEKQIKTKLGAGTLPLETENLDVVIIAGMGGKLIIEILKESRSLKKSVDRIILQPMQQQKELRMYLFKQGFDIKKDLLVQEDRRIYEVLVVSLKTYSNSGGKSNRENSVLGEKTAQIAKNHPTGFQIYNELRWELGFFLFENPKNLVLKFLDQKINQMEKIIRETQGAKSQAANLVNQRAMKKLENLKEVKGCL; from the coding sequence ATGGATCTAACTCCGCGACTTCTAAAAATTGCAGAAGAGATTCGGTCTGAAGAAAAGGTGGGGGATATTGGTACGGACCATGGCTATCTGCCCATATATTTAGTCGAAAATCGCATTGCAAAAGAAGTTATTGCAACAGATATCAATCAGGAGCCATTAAAAGCCGCATATAAGAATATAAAAAGTCATGGTATGGAAAAGCAGATTAAAACTAAGTTAGGAGCGGGGACACTACCCTTAGAGACGGAAAATTTAGATGTTGTGATAATCGCCGGTATGGGTGGGAAACTCATAATCGAGATTTTAAAAGAAAGCAGATCCCTAAAAAAGTCAGTGGATCGTATAATTTTACAACCTATGCAACAACAAAAAGAATTGCGTATGTATTTGTTTAAGCAAGGATTTGACATCAAAAAGGATCTATTAGTACAGGAAGACCGGAGAATTTATGAAGTCCTTGTAGTATCTTTAAAAACTTACTCAAACAGTGGGGGAAAATCAAATCGGGAGAATTCTGTCTTGGGAGAAAAAACGGCTCAAATAGCTAAAAACCATCCTACTGGTTTTCAAATTTATAATGAATTACGATGGGAGTTAGGATTTTTTCTTTTTGAGAACCCTAAGAACCTTGTTTTGAAGTTTTTAGACCAAAAGATTAACCAAATGGAGAAAATTATCCGTGAAACCCAAGGGGCTAAAAGTCAAGCAGCGAATTTAGTGAATCAAAGGGCGATGAAAAAATTGGAAAATCTTAAGGAGGTAAAAGGATGTCTCTAA
- a CDS encoding Nif3-like dinuclear metal center hexameric protein, with product MSLKVKDIIKHMESIAPKSYAMAWDRVGLQIGSPEKEVQRIMVTLEINLEVLQEASERGVDLIISHHPLIFKALDEIDFESRKGAMIQRIIQEDIHIYVSHTNMDIAPEGLNEYIGEKIGLKNMDVISPLEIKPYCKFIVYVPETHREIVIEAIDKGGGGHIGNYSHCTFGTAGIGTFKPGEGSNPFLGKKDELERTEENKLETIVERKNIGKLLKEVEKVHPYEEVAYDLYPLEIPLGKVGLGRIGRLKQATSVESFIEYLKKVLKLKEVRYVGDLHREISTVAILNGSGGDFIQQANKAGADCFITGDLKYHEAQDAMDEEISILDIGHYESEIIFREFIKNQLKNRFKEEVEIYIAEDLKNPFKVL from the coding sequence ATGTCTCTAAAAGTAAAAGATATTATAAAGCACATGGAATCCATCGCACCAAAGTCCTATGCAATGGCATGGGACCGAGTAGGGCTGCAGATCGGTTCACCAGAAAAAGAGGTTCAGCGGATTATGGTTACGCTTGAAATAAATCTGGAAGTTCTTCAAGAAGCCTCGGAGAGGGGAGTGGATCTCATCATTTCTCATCATCCTTTAATTTTTAAAGCATTAGATGAGATTGACTTCGAAAGCAGAAAAGGAGCTATGATTCAAAGGATTATTCAAGAGGATATTCATATTTATGTCAGTCATACAAATATGGATATTGCTCCGGAAGGACTCAATGAATATATTGGTGAAAAAATTGGATTAAAGAACATGGATGTAATCAGTCCTTTGGAAATAAAGCCATACTGTAAATTTATCGTCTACGTTCCCGAAACTCATAGGGAGATAGTAATTGAGGCTATAGACAAAGGTGGCGGTGGGCATATCGGAAACTATAGTCATTGCACCTTTGGAACTGCAGGCATCGGAACTTTTAAGCCTGGGGAGGGCTCCAACCCTTTTCTTGGGAAGAAAGATGAGTTGGAGAGGACAGAAGAGAACAAACTAGAAACTATTGTAGAGCGAAAAAATATTGGAAAACTGTTAAAAGAAGTGGAAAAGGTCCATCCTTATGAAGAAGTGGCTTATGATCTTTATCCTTTGGAAATTCCTTTAGGGAAAGTTGGATTGGGAAGAATCGGAAGGCTTAAACAGGCTACAAGTGTTGAGAGTTTTATAGAATACTTGAAAAAGGTTTTAAAATTAAAAGAAGTGCGTTATGTAGGGGATTTACATCGTGAAATCTCTACGGTTGCGATTTTAAACGGGTCCGGTGGAGATTTTATACAACAGGCAAATAAAGCAGGAGCAGATTGTTTTATTACCGGAGATCTAAAATACCATGAAGCCCAGGACGCTATGGACGAAGAAATATCGATATTAGACATTGGGCATTATGAAAGTGAAATAATTTTCCGAGAGTTCATAAAAAATCAACTAAAAAATCGGTTTAAAGAAGAAGTGGAAATCTATATAGCTGAGGATCTTAAGAACCCCTTCAAAGTCCTTTGA
- a CDS encoding NfeD family protein has translation MLTVGYGQEDNKRATVYSIEVEGMVTAGTTSHIQRGIEMAEEEGAEALLILLNTPGGLVNATLDIVSDMINADVPIITYVYPDGGIAASAGTFILLGGHKAVMAPGTTIGAAMPVTMSPEGEGEPADDKTVQFLAGHIRSIAESRNRPADVAERFVTENLTLSGREAIELEIIDDIAEDIPALLEDIDGLEFVLKTRTVTLNTDNAEIQNIEKNTRDTITHLISNPQIAFILFLLGVYGLVIGFNAPETFFPEVLGAIALVLALYGLGLFEVNVFAAIMILLGVGLIIAEAYTPTYGVLGTGGVISMIFGIVYLPVEPLASERWLAEFRTIAIGVAIIASVLLIVIVAALYRLKKSKVIHGDDEFADIIGIVNDTIDPEGLIKVQGEIWRAKSKDAVTIQEGEKVRILNREGMVCIVEKEQGKHDERERKDK, from the coding sequence ATGTTAACTGTTGGATACGGGCAAGAAGACAATAAGAGAGCTACTGTATATAGTATCGAGGTAGAAGGAATGGTTACAGCAGGTACAACATCCCATATACAGAGAGGAATTGAGATGGCGGAGGAGGAAGGTGCCGAGGCCTTACTGATCCTGCTTAACACCCCGGGAGGTCTTGTTAATGCAACCTTAGATATTGTTTCTGATATGATCAATGCCGATGTACCCATTATTACCTATGTTTATCCCGATGGGGGAATTGCAGCCTCTGCAGGAACATTTATCTTATTAGGAGGCCATAAGGCGGTCATGGCACCGGGCACTACCATCGGCGCAGCAATGCCAGTGACCATGAGTCCGGAAGGGGAAGGCGAACCGGCGGATGACAAAACTGTACAGTTCTTGGCCGGTCATATTCGAAGCATTGCAGAATCCAGAAATCGCCCTGCGGATGTAGCAGAACGTTTCGTAACAGAAAATCTGACTTTAAGCGGAAGGGAGGCAATTGAATTAGAGATCATTGATGATATAGCCGAGGATATTCCGGCTTTGTTAGAGGATATAGACGGTCTTGAGTTTGTGCTAAAGACAAGAACAGTAACACTAAACACAGATAATGCAGAAATCCAAAATATTGAGAAGAACACAAGGGATACCATTACCCATTTGATAAGCAATCCCCAGATTGCCTTTATACTCTTTCTATTAGGTGTGTACGGGCTGGTAATCGGATTCAACGCGCCGGAGACCTTTTTCCCTGAAGTCCTGGGGGCCATTGCCCTTGTATTAGCTCTCTACGGGTTAGGACTTTTTGAAGTGAACGTCTTTGCTGCAATAATGATTTTGTTAGGCGTAGGATTAATCATCGCGGAAGCTTACACACCAACTTATGGTGTGCTCGGAACTGGAGGAGTGATCAGTATGATTTTCGGGATAGTATATTTACCTGTAGAACCCCTAGCTTCAGAACGTTGGTTAGCAGAGTTTCGAACCATTGCCATCGGTGTTGCGATCATTGCTTCGGTTCTTTTGATTGTTATTGTAGCCGCTCTTTACCGTTTGAAAAAATCTAAAGTGATCCATGGGGATGACGAATTTGCTGATATTATAGGTATTGTTAATGACACCATTGACCCTGAAGGGCTGATAAAAGTACAGGGAGAGATATGGCGAGCAAAATCCAAGGATGCTGTTACAATTCAGGAAGGGGAAAAGGTTCGGATTTTAAATAGAGAAGGTATGGTGTGTATTGTTGAAAAAGAACAGGGAAAGCATGATGAAAGGGAAAGGAAAGACAAATAA
- a CDS encoding slipin family protein: MTEIIENVEGAVPFIVLIVILFLLLKMAIKIFPEYERGVLFRLGRLVTVKGPGLVFIIPFIDKIERISLRIVVDNVPPQEVITRDNVTCKVNAVLYYRVTAPDKAVVNVEKFYDATSQFAQTTMRSVVGQADLDELLSEREKINKKIQEIVDEATDPWGIKATAVELRDVIIPETMQRAIARQAEAERNRRAVVIQAEGEKQAAVKISEAAEILSHQEGSLTLRTLRTISDMSNSESTTILFPVPMEMRRLLPNLDKIMEESMDYREKNKADQDIEQKKEKIKKDIEEQKIEDIEEMEKAKKMVEKQKKEPGENENKAGPKKGPKENADDEKNN; this comes from the coding sequence ATGACGGAGATTATTGAAAATGTAGAAGGTGCCGTTCCATTTATTGTTTTAATAGTAATTCTCTTTCTTTTGCTGAAGATGGCAATCAAAATTTTTCCTGAATATGAAAGAGGAGTTTTGTTTCGTCTTGGACGTTTAGTGACAGTAAAAGGCCCGGGGTTAGTTTTTATCATCCCGTTTATTGACAAAATTGAGCGAATTTCTTTAAGGATCGTAGTAGACAATGTACCGCCTCAGGAAGTTATTACCCGGGATAATGTAACCTGTAAGGTGAATGCTGTGCTTTACTACCGAGTTACAGCGCCGGATAAAGCCGTCGTAAATGTGGAAAAATTTTATGATGCTACCAGTCAATTTGCCCAAACAACTATGCGAAGTGTTGTGGGACAAGCGGATCTCGATGAACTGCTTTCCGAGAGGGAAAAGATCAATAAAAAAATTCAAGAGATCGTAGACGAAGCTACAGACCCTTGGGGGATTAAAGCCACTGCAGTAGAACTTAGAGATGTGATTATACCGGAAACTATGCAACGGGCCATTGCCCGTCAAGCAGAAGCGGAGCGTAATCGAAGAGCGGTAGTCATTCAAGCGGAAGGTGAAAAACAGGCCGCGGTAAAAATTTCTGAGGCAGCAGAGATCCTTAGTCATCAAGAAGGGTCCTTAACCTTAAGGACCCTGCGTACCATTTCGGACATGTCCAATTCAGAAAGCACCACCATTTTATTCCCGGTTCCTATGGAAATGCGACGTCTGCTTCCGAACCTTGATAAAATAATGGAAGAGTCTATGGATTATCGGGAAAAAAATAAAGCCGATCAAGATATTGAACAAAAAAAAGAAAAGATAAAAAAAGACATTGAAGAACAGAAAATAGAAGATATTGAAGAAATGGAAAAAGCAAAAAAAATGGTGGAAAAGCAGAAAAAAGAACCCGGCGAAAATGAAAATAAAGCAGGGCCGAAGAAAGGCCCGAAAGAAAATGCGGATGATGAGAAAAACAATTGA
- the ndk gene encoding nucleoside-diphosphate kinase codes for MERTFVMIKSDGVQRGLVGDILTRIEKKGYRLIKAELKQPDRNTVEAHYAEHKDRPYFQSLVSFILEGPVMAIVVEGENIIKVMRLMIGDKNPGKAIPGTIRGDYAKDTTRNLIHGADSIESAQREIAIWFPDEG; via the coding sequence ATGGAAAGAACTTTTGTCATGATAAAAAGCGACGGAGTACAAAGAGGTCTGGTGGGAGACATCCTTACACGAATCGAAAAGAAGGGCTATCGACTTATAAAAGCCGAATTAAAACAACCGGATCGAAATACTGTGGAAGCCCACTACGCAGAACATAAAGATCGCCCCTACTTTCAGTCCTTAGTTTCCTTTATTTTGGAAGGACCGGTTATGGCCATAGTAGTTGAAGGGGAAAACATTATAAAAGTAATGCGTTTGATGATTGGAGATAAAAATCCGGGAAAAGCGATTCCCGGAACAATTCGAGGTGATTATGCAAAGGATACTACCCGAAACTTAATTCATGGGGCGGATTCCATAGAATCCGCCCAAAGAGAAATAGCTATTTGGTTTCCTGATGAAGGATAA
- the tkt gene encoding transketolase: MLKDVANIVRGLSADAVERANSGHPGLPLGCAEIGAVLFGEYLNYFPEEPDWINRDRLILSAGHGSMLLYSFLHLTGYDVSLNDLKEFRQVDSKTPGHPEYGDTPGVEATTGPLGQGFSNAVGMALSEKILAEKFNRDSLNIIDHYTYTILGDGCMMEGVTSEAASLAGHLGLEKLIAIYDDNKISIGGGTEIAFTESVADRFKAYNWQVIEDIDGHDVGQIRRAIKEGKANQEQPTLIVARTHIGYGAPTKQDTADVHGAPLGKEDLIGMKKFLGLPVEEEFYISPEVTDYFEELKLTKKMKYEEWKELYNTWSLKYPSLKNELNQFLSGNTPEEALELLENYPLDSNGKVATRKSSGEVLNRLSEVMPNLIGGSADLSPSTKTYLNNYGEIQKQQFNGRNIRFGVREHAMAGVANGISLYGGLRPFVSTFLVFSDYMRPSIRMAAIMKQPVIFIFTHDSIYVGEDGPTHEPVEHLESLRLIPNLKVLRPGDTEEVVKTWIEALENQEGPTALILSRQGVPLIEDKKDIDKFTKGGYVVAEDLEEKVTLMATGSEVSLAMEVRRALKEKGISSRLVSVPDRKTFEEQPEKYREEVLGDPSRLRVLIEAGVKSGWYRFLGEKDLMITMETYGASGPGSEVGKKFGFEAEVIMKSILEKLGGIKNGI; encoded by the coding sequence ATGTTAAAAGATGTTGCAAATATTGTAAGAGGCTTATCAGCGGATGCTGTGGAAAGAGCCAACTCCGGTCATCCCGGTTTACCCCTGGGTTGTGCTGAAATCGGAGCGGTGCTCTTTGGAGAGTATCTAAACTATTTCCCGGAGGAACCGGATTGGATCAACCGGGATCGATTAATTCTATCCGCGGGGCATGGATCTATGCTGTTGTATTCTTTTTTACATCTTACCGGTTATGACGTGTCATTAAATGATTTAAAAGAATTTCGCCAGGTGGATTCAAAAACTCCGGGGCACCCTGAATATGGAGACACCCCCGGAGTGGAAGCGACCACGGGTCCATTAGGACAAGGGTTTTCAAATGCTGTGGGTATGGCTTTGTCGGAAAAAATTCTAGCAGAAAAATTCAATCGTGACTCTTTAAATATTATTGATCATTATACCTACACCATTCTGGGAGATGGGTGCATGATGGAGGGAGTTACTTCGGAAGCTGCATCCCTTGCAGGACATTTGGGGCTGGAAAAACTGATCGCAATTTATGATGATAATAAAATATCCATTGGCGGTGGTACAGAAATTGCATTTACCGAGTCGGTAGCTGACCGTTTTAAAGCATACAACTGGCAGGTGATTGAAGATATTGATGGACATGATGTAGGTCAGATTCGCCGGGCCATAAAGGAAGGGAAAGCAAATCAAGAACAGCCGACACTGATCGTTGCAAGAACCCATATTGGTTATGGAGCCCCTACCAAACAGGATACTGCTGATGTTCATGGTGCACCTCTGGGCAAAGAGGATCTGATAGGGATGAAAAAGTTCTTAGGTCTTCCGGTAGAAGAGGAATTCTACATTTCTCCAGAGGTTACGGATTATTTTGAAGAGTTAAAATTGACCAAAAAAATGAAGTATGAAGAATGGAAAGAGCTCTATAATACTTGGTCTCTGAAATATCCCAGTTTAAAAAATGAACTGAATCAATTTTTAAGCGGAAACACGCCGGAAGAAGCTTTGGAATTACTAGAAAACTATCCTTTGGATTCAAATGGTAAAGTTGCCACTAGAAAATCTTCCGGGGAGGTACTGAATCGTCTTTCTGAGGTTATGCCGAATCTTATTGGTGGTTCCGCTGATCTATCCCCATCGACAAAAACCTATTTGAATAACTATGGTGAAATACAAAAGCAACAATTTAATGGAAGGAACATTCGCTTTGGTGTACGGGAACATGCTATGGCGGGTGTGGCTAACGGTATTTCATTATACGGAGGACTTAGACCTTTTGTTTCAACTTTTTTAGTCTTTTCCGACTATATGAGGCCGTCGATTCGTATGGCTGCGATTATGAAACAACCGGTGATTTTTATTTTCACTCATGATTCAATTTATGTCGGAGAGGATGGACCAACCCATGAACCAGTGGAACATCTGGAATCTTTACGTCTTATTCCGAACTTGAAAGTGCTAAGGCCCGGAGATACGGAAGAAGTTGTAAAAACATGGATTGAAGCCTTGGAAAACCAGGAGGGCCCCACGGCGCTTATTCTAAGTAGACAGGGCGTACCTTTAATCGAAGATAAAAAAGATATTGATAAATTTACGAAAGGGGGCTATGTTGTAGCGGAGGACCTTGAAGAAAAAGTAACACTAATGGCAACAGGAAGTGAAGTATCCTTAGCCATGGAAGTCCGTAGAGCATTAAAAGAAAAAGGCATCTCTTCCAGGTTGGTTTCGGTTCCTGATCGTAAAACCTTTGAAGAGCAACCGGAAAAATACAGAGAAGAGGTTCTTGGAGACCCTAGTAGGCTTAGGGTTCTGATAGAAGCCGGAGTCAAAAGTGGTTGGTATCGCTTCTTAGGAGAAAAGGATCTTATGATTACAATGGAAACCTATGGAGCTAGTGGTCCCGGATCGGAAGTGGGAAAAAAATTCGGTTTTGAAGCAGAGGTCATCATGAAAAGCATACTTGAAAAACTAGGGGGGATTAAGAATGGAATTTAA
- a CDS encoding universal stress protein produces MEFKKVLLCTDFSVESEKLVQTLYELKDLGLEEVIVFNVVEIDSAGSNAPSFQKQKKEALKADQRQLEKEGLKVKIDIKIGTPAKDIVKKGEEENVDLILIGSHGKGFIKRILLGSTTFDVIRLSKIPVLVEKYKGVEKDQNRTLIQNKFDKVLLPIDYSSHAMGVLEKVKGMKKIREILLVSAIEYSQTEEELTEARDKLERHLGKIRMDLFNAGFASNYIIKEGTASNNILEVAENEAVNLVILSKRGEGRIKELLIGSTATTVITNSKAPVLIFPSQEV; encoded by the coding sequence ATGGAATTTAAAAAAGTCCTGCTTTGTACAGATTTCTCTGTAGAGTCTGAAAAATTGGTTCAAACATTATATGAATTAAAAGACTTAGGACTGGAAGAGGTAATTGTTTTCAATGTGGTTGAAATTGATTCTGCAGGAAGTAACGCCCCTAGTTTTCAGAAGCAGAAAAAAGAAGCGCTAAAAGCGGATCAACGGCAGTTGGAAAAGGAGGGATTGAAGGTTAAGATCGACATTAAAATAGGAACTCCTGCGAAAGATATTGTGAAAAAAGGGGAGGAAGAGAATGTTGATTTAATCTTGATAGGCTCCCACGGGAAAGGATTTATTAAACGGATTCTTTTGGGAAGCACAACCTTTGATGTGATTCGACTCAGCAAAATACCGGTTCTTGTAGAAAAATATAAGGGGGTAGAAAAAGACCAGAACCGGACCCTCATTCAAAACAAGTTTGATAAAGTGTTGCTTCCGATCGACTATTCTTCTCATGCAATGGGTGTGTTAGAAAAAGTAAAAGGAATGAAAAAAATCAGGGAAATCCTTTTGGTCTCGGCTATTGAGTATAGTCAAACTGAAGAAGAGCTAACCGAGGCAAGAGACAAACTTGAAAGACATTTAGGGAAAATTCGAATGGATTTGTTCAACGCAGGATTTGCCTCGAATTATATTATTAAAGAGGGAACGGCATCGAATAACATTCTGGAAGTAGCGGAAAATGAAGCGGTGAATCTGGTAATTCTCTCTAAAAGAGGGGAAGGAAGAATTAAAGAGCTACTAATTGGAAGCACCGCAACAACGGTAATAACCAATTCAAAGGCGCCGGTGCTTATTTTCCCGTCACAGGAGGTTTAA